A segment of the Candidatus Marinimicrobia bacterium CG08_land_8_20_14_0_20_45_22 genome:
CAACCAGCAGAAAATTCCGTCGCAGACAGTTGAAAAAGCGGAAGACATTCTTCGGCTTGCAGGCAATGCGCAGGTGCTTGGAATCGATGAGGCACAATTCTTTGACAACACTCTGGTCGGCGTCTGCCGGAAACTGGCCGAAATGGGGCGGCGCGTCATCGTTGCCGGTCTCGATAAAGATTACCGAGGCGAACCGTTCGAGCCGATTCCTCAACTTCTCTGCGAAGCGGAATATATCACAAAAACATTGGCAATTTGCATGAAGTGTGGGGGTCCCGCCAACTACACGCAACGGTTAACAAAATCCAGTGAACGAGTTTTATTGGGAGCGACCGACACTTACGAAGCGCGCTGTCGCGCCTGTTTTGAGCCTCCCAAAGAGTGACGATCCCTATCAGAAAATAAAATTGAACGCTGGCATCTAATTCACCAATTCAATGTAGAAGGAAAAGAAAAATGAGATTTATCGGAATTCTCGGAATTATCATATTGCTCGGTATTTCCTATCTCATGTCTAACAATCGGAAGAAAATTCGACCGCGTATCATTATCTGGGGTTTACTTCTTCAGGTGCTCTTCGCGGCGGTAATTCTCGGCAAACCTGCACTTTCTTTCTTCAGTATGTTCGTTTTTCTGATGATGGTCGTGATTTATATTTTCAAAAACGATATTAATCTGGCGGGCGATCGGAAACAGCAGATGGGGAAAACGGCATTAGTGATTGCTTATTCGATAGCCGCGCTTCTGGCGTTCTATTGTATATCTGCTCTCAGAATTCTCGGCTGGACGATCGTAATCATATTTGCGGCAATGATCGTCAAATCCATCTTGAAAATCAAAACCGGTAGCAAATACTTTTCACTGGCTTTTATGGCATCGTCCTTCGCGTGGTTTTTTATGAACGGTTTTACTGGCGAAGTGATCTTTGCGTGGCTGAGTCATAAAGTTGAACGCTTTCTCGGTTTAGCGACATACGGCGCGGAATTCCTTTTTGGGAATCTGGCGCTGGATAAATATTTCTTCCCGAATTCTCAGGCGTGGCCGGGTTTTGGAATGCAATTTGGATTCAGCGTTTTGCCGGTCATTATATTTTTTGCCTCGTTTATGGCGATTCTTTACCATCTCGGCGTGATGCAGATAATCGTTCAATGGATGTCGCGCTTCATGCAGTGGACGATGGGAACGAGCGGAGCCGAGACGCTTTCCTGCACGGCGAATATCTTTGTCGGACAGACAGAAGCGCCGCTGTTGATTCGCCCGTTTCTTAATGAGATGACTGTCTCTGAACTTTTAACCGTGATGGTTGGCGGCTTTGCAACAATCGCGGGCGGCGTATTGGCTGGTTATATCAAGATGGGCGTCAGCGCGACGCATCTGATCGCGGCAAGCGTCATGTCCGCGCCGGCGGCTTTGCTCGTTGCAAAAATCATATATCCTGAAACGGAACTATCGAAGACAGCGGGCGAGGTTGATTTGCCTAAAGATATTGTCCAGTCGTCGAATTTACTGGAAGCGGCGTCGTCCGGTGTTACTGACGGGTTGAAACTCGCCGCTAATGTTGCCGCCATGCTGATCGCGTTTATCGCGCTTATCGGACTTGCCGATACAATACTCTCTGTTCTTGACAGATTGATCGATGGAAGATTTTTTCATGGAACCTACCACAAATATGCGGCGGCGAGCGGTTTTTCGCCAATAGTTGGAGAATATGCAGGCTGGTTCCCTGGAAGTTTCAAGACTTTTTTCGGAACGATGCTGAAACCACTGGCGTGGGCGATGGGCGTGTCTTGGAAAAATGCGGGTGAAGTCGGCAACCTACTCGGCATCAAACTGGCGTTGAATGAATTCGTTGCATATGGCACGCTTGCTGAACTGAAAGCAAACGCCGTTATCGATCCGAAATCGATCGTCATCGCTACGTACGCTTTGTGTGGATTCGCCAATTTTTCGTCGATCGGGATTCAGATCGGCGGCATCGGCGCGCTGGCTCCGAACAGGCGGAAAGATTTGTCGAAGGTCGCTCTGAAAGCAATGTTTGGCGGCGCATTTGCATCGTGGATCACCGCTTGCATCGCCGGAATATTATTCTAAGAATCGGAAGCATGATTCGGTAATCGAAGACAAGTTGAGGGAACATTTATGAAATTGATTGTCCTTGGACCTCCCGGTGTCGGGAAGGGAACTCAAACGCATAAACTCTGTGCTGAATTAGGAATGACGCATATTTCGACGGGAAATATCTTAAGGGAAGCGATTAAAAACGGGACAAAATTGGGCGAACAGGCAAATGCTTTCATGACCAAAGGCGAGTTGGTGCCGGATGCCGTCATGCTCGGAATTATCGAGGAAAAATTGTTTGGCAAACAAGCACCGGCGAACTACATTCTGGACGGTTTTCCGCGAACCATTGCGCAGGCGGAAGGGCTGGGAAAACTATTCCAAGTTCATAAAGTATGGACTGACGCCATCATTCTGCTCGATGCGGAAGTTCGGCAGATCATCGACCGGCTTTCAGCGCGAAGAACCTGCCGGAACTGCAACGCCGTTTATAATCTGATGACGAATCCGCCCAAACAGACCGGTCGGTGCGACGCGTGCGGCGGCGATCTCTTTCAGCGCGACGACGATAGAGCCGAAACAATTGCTAAACGATTGGACATTTATACGCGGCAAACCGAACCGCTCGTCGAATTTTATCGGAAATCCGGGAACCTGAAAGTCATTTCGGCGGATGGAACTCCGGATGAAGTCTTTCAACGCATTAAAAAGGAATTGATTGGAGGTTAGTGAAAAAGTGGTGACCGTTGGCATTACTGGTGGATTAGGAGCGGGAAAAAGCGCGGCGGCGGCATTTCTGGAAGAAAAAGGCGCCTATGTGTTCAATGCCGATGTCGTTGCAAAGGAATTGCTGAAAAGTGATCCTGAAATTAAAAAGGATCTGGTTGACGCTTTCGGAGCGGATATCCTGAAAGACGGAGCGATCGATAACGAACGATTGGCAAAAGTATCCTTTGCCGGCGAAGAAAATCAGAATATCATTAATGATATTATACATCCGCGCGTAATCTTGGCATTTCGAGAAAAGCTCGAGAATCTGGATAAAAAATACGAATTGGTCGTCGTCGATGCGCCTTTGATTTTCGAATCGGGCTTCGACAATCATCTTGATCACACTGTTTTAATTTACACGCATTATAAAATACGGCTGGAGCGTGCGATCCGTCGCGGAACGATGTCCCGTGAGGAAATTCTCAGGCGCATGGAACTCCAGATGCCGGAGGAAGAAAAGCGGGAATTGGCGTCGTTTGTCATCGATAACAGCGGCACGTTGGAGCAACTGAAATCCGCGATGGAATCGCTATACAAGAAACTGATGTCGTAACTTTTTCCGTATTTTCTTAAAACATTTTTAGATTGTCGGCTGAAATTTTCAAAACGGTAAAACAGAAAGTGGAGATTTTACAGGCATTTGATTAAATTGCCTCTGCTATGATTTGTTGCGCTCGAAATAGTGAAAGAAAAAGTAGAATGCGGATCAGATTCGCGCTCGCTTTATTGATCCTCGCATTCCTTCCTGTTTTGACGAGCGCTGAATCTCCGTTTTCCATTCTAAATTTGACGCTTGTCGGAGAGAACGATTTGCGGCAGTGTGTCAATCATCAGTTGGAATTCAAATGGCAATATTCACAACCCACTGCGGAATGCTCTGTTGAGATGATCCTGTCAGAAGTACTTCTAAAGGGCGACACCGTTTTCTGGGAATCCGGGACGGTAACGATGGATCAACCGAGTTTTCAATACGTCAGCCTTGGAGATATTCAAGATGGTGCGAAATACCGATTTTCCATCCGCGCGAAGAATCCGCTTATGGAATGGTCTGATTATGCGACGCTGGACTTTGTGATGAATTCGGTTCCGGCAAAACCGGCGTTTGTTATGCCAAAAGATTTTATCTCACGCCAAAACGAAATAGAACTCAAGTTCACACCGGCGACGGACAAACAAACCAAACCGTCTGGCATTCGGTATCAGATAAAACTCTCTTCAGATTCTCTCGGGAAGAACATTCTGTTCGATCGAACGGTCGCGCCGCTAATGTCGAAGGATATGAATCTTTATCACAAGATACGTGAGCCTCTTCCGGAAAATTCCGTGTGCTACGCATGGGTACGCGCGTGGGATGCTGTCGAATATTCGCCTTGGGAGAGCCAGAGATTTTTCGTTAATCGAATTAATGAACCACCGGGGGAATTCCGGTTGCTTTCGCCGCTTTCAGGAGAAGAATTTGCCACTGCACCGAATTTATCATGGGAAACCGCGTCAGATCCGGATGAGCAATTCGGCGACGGCGTCGCGGCGTACAAAGTAGAAATTTCCGCCGACAGAGATTTTCAGACGATTGCGTTTGAAAAAAAAGTGGTAGGAAAATCCATTCAACTTGAATCGAAGGTTTTGGAAAATCACCTAAAATATTTTTGGCGCGCGACGGCAATCGATCAATCATTGTTGATGATGGTTAGCGAAAACGCCGGCGAATTTATCATCAATAGCGGAAATCGGGTGCCAGCTGTTCCGAAATTGATTTCGCCGAGCAACCGTTCCGTTTTAAAAAAATCCGAACCGCTTATTTTTCAATTGGGCGAAGACCCGGACAAGAACGACCGTCTCTCGTGCGAAATTCTGATTTCCAAAGAGGATGATCCGGAGATTCTTGCAAAGATTTCCCTGCCGGATTCTCTGCTGGAAATGGCGCGGGCGAACCTGCTGTCCGGCATAGAGGTCAGTTATGATAACGTTATCCGGATTCGGTTGTCTAACTTTACGGAATCCACTCAATTTCAAGATGGCGAATGGTATCGGTTTCAGGTGAATGTGATAGATGGTTGGGGTGGAAAAACGACTTCTGATTGGACGACATCTGTGTTTCGGTTCGATGACGAAATCAATCAACCGCCTCTGCCGCCAATCGATGGATTCTCGCCCGACTCGGCCATTGTTCAAACGCTGTATCCCGTTATGAAGTGGTCGCGCGGAACCGATTCCGATGTTGGCGATAGATTGAGTTATCAGGTCATTCTGAGTCGCGACAGGAATTTCACCGGGCGCACGTACATCGTTCAGTCCACCGCGTATGATAAGACAGAACTCACCATCACGATGCCTCTGCTCGAAAACAGCACATATTTTTGGAAAGTCAGGTCAATTGATCTGGAAGACGCGCGTTCGGATTGGTCGGACGTTCATTATTTCGGCGTCAATCATTTCAACGAGCCGCCGTCCGGACCTGTCGAACTTATTTCTCCGCGAAGTCTGGAGGAACTGAATCCCGAAAGCTGTTTCTGGTGGAAAAAAGCGTCCGATCCCGATCCCGGCGATTCGATTGGCTACATCTTGGAATTGTCGGAATT
Coding sequences within it:
- a CDS encoding thymidine kinase; this encodes NQQKIPSQTVEKAEDILRLAGNAQVLGIDEAQFFDNTLVGVCRKLAEMGRRVIVAGLDKDYRGEPFEPIPQLLCEAEYITKTLAICMKCGGPANYTQRLTKSSERVLLGATDTYEARCRACFEPPKE
- a CDS encoding NupC/NupG family nucleoside CNT transporter; its protein translation is MRFIGILGIIILLGISYLMSNNRKKIRPRIIIWGLLLQVLFAAVILGKPALSFFSMFVFLMMVVIYIFKNDINLAGDRKQQMGKTALVIAYSIAALLAFYCISALRILGWTIVIIFAAMIVKSILKIKTGSKYFSLAFMASSFAWFFMNGFTGEVIFAWLSHKVERFLGLATYGAEFLFGNLALDKYFFPNSQAWPGFGMQFGFSVLPVIIFFASFMAILYHLGVMQIIVQWMSRFMQWTMGTSGAETLSCTANIFVGQTEAPLLIRPFLNEMTVSELLTVMVGGFATIAGGVLAGYIKMGVSATHLIAASVMSAPAALLVAKIIYPETELSKTAGEVDLPKDIVQSSNLLEAASSGVTDGLKLAANVAAMLIAFIALIGLADTILSVLDRLIDGRFFHGTYHKYAAASGFSPIVGEYAGWFPGSFKTFFGTMLKPLAWAMGVSWKNAGEVGNLLGIKLALNEFVAYGTLAELKANAVIDPKSIVIATYALCGFANFSSIGIQIGGIGALAPNRRKDLSKVALKAMFGGAFASWITACIAGILF
- a CDS encoding adenylate kinase, giving the protein MKLIVLGPPGVGKGTQTHKLCAELGMTHISTGNILREAIKNGTKLGEQANAFMTKGELVPDAVMLGIIEEKLFGKQAPANYILDGFPRTIAQAEGLGKLFQVHKVWTDAIILLDAEVRQIIDRLSARRTCRNCNAVYNLMTNPPKQTGRCDACGGDLFQRDDDRAETIAKRLDIYTRQTEPLVEFYRKSGNLKVISADGTPDEVFQRIKKELIGG
- a CDS encoding dephospho-CoA kinase is translated as MEVSEKVVTVGITGGLGAGKSAAAAFLEEKGAYVFNADVVAKELLKSDPEIKKDLVDAFGADILKDGAIDNERLAKVSFAGEENQNIINDIIHPRVILAFREKLENLDKKYELVVVDAPLIFESGFDNHLDHTVLIYTHYKIRLERAIRRGTMSREEILRRMELQMPEEEKRELASFVIDNSGTLEQLKSAMESLYKKLMS